The sequence TCTGCACAGACAAGACTCGACAGTCTTACAAAACCGATAGGCAGCCTTGGCAGACTTGAAGAATTTGCCAGAAAGCTTGTCGGCATATCAGGTTTGGAAATTCCCTCTCCTTTTTCAAAAAAGGCTATCTTCACCTTTGCCGGAGACCATGGGGTTACAGAGGAAGGTATATCTCTTTATCCGAAAGAAGTGACGGAACAGATGGTATATAACTTCCTCAGGGGCGGGGCAGGTATAAATATACTGGCAAGACATGCAGGAGCGGATGTTGTTGTTGTAGACATAGGCGTAGACTGTGATTTTACCGGACAGTCAGACCTCCTCATAAAAAAAGTCGTCAGAGGGACAAGGAATATGCGAAAAGGACCTGCCATGACCCGTGAAGAGGCAGAACGATGTATCGACACAGGTATTTCGCTCGCTATGGAATATGCTGACAAAGGCTATGGCATGTTCGGGACAGGGGATATGGGTATTGGCAATACCACTCCATCCAGCGCCATTGCAGCAGTCATTACAGGAAAACCCGTTTCCGGAGTAACCGGCAGAGGTACCGGTATATCCGATGAAGCCTTAAAACACAAGGTCAAGGTTATCGAAGATTCAATAGCCTTAAATAAACCGGACCCACAAGACCCGGTTGATGTGCTCTCCAAGGTGGGCGGCGCAGAGATAGGGGGAATTGCAGGGCTCATTCTCGGGGCTGCATCCCGGAGGATACCGGTGGTGGTAGACGGCTTCATTTCTACTGCCGGGGCACTTATAGCCTATGCTATAGAACCGGCTGCAGCAAATTATATGTTTGCAGCCCACAACTCAATAGAAATAGGTCATAAAATTATTCTTGATGCAATGGGCTTGCGGCCCATACTTGATCTGGACTTAAGACTCGGGGAAGGCACAGGGGCTGCCCTGGCAATGTTTATCATTGAAGGAGGTCTCAAAATATATCGTGAAATGGCTACATTTGATGAAGCAGGAGTTTCAAAGGAACTGCCGTGAAATTACGAAATATTGCCCTCGCCTTTCAGTTTCTTACCATCATACCGATAAAAACAACCGGTGAGGTCTCGGAAAAAGATATAGCTGACTCTTCGATCTTTTTTCCTGTTGTTGGGGCTTTTCAGGGGTTTATACTTGTTGCCTTATCTTTTTTTCTGTTGAAGGTCTTTTCTCCTGAGATAACCACTGCCCTTGTCCTTGTTGCATATCTTCTTACAAACGGAGGCTTTCACCAGGACGGCCTCTCCGACACATTTGACGCCATTTCTGTAAAATCCACAGGAAACAGGGCGCAGGATATACAAAAGAGACTGGCTGTAATGAAAGACAGCACAACAGGACCCATAGGAGTAATTGCTATTGTCTTTTCATTGCTCCTCAAATATCTTTTAATTAAGGCGATTCTGCAAATAGAGGGAAATGCCTGTTTTATCCTTTTTTTAATGCCTATTTATTCAAAATGGGCTATGGTATCAGTTATGTATCGTTCAAGGAGCGCACGTTCAGACGGCATCGGCAGGATTTTTCTTGAACGGGTCGGTTTCAAACACGCCCTCCTCTCAACTCTCCTTATTTTTTTTACGGGTTTAACAGCATTCTATGCCTGTGGATATGGCACGTCCTCCCTTGCTCAATTGGGAGAGTACAGATTTATCCTTTTCCTTTTCTGCGAAATAGCCGTTATTTTTCTTTTTTGTCTTTTTTTAAGACATATTTTCACAAATAAATTCGGCGGTCTCACAGGGGATAATTTTGGCGCTATCCACGAAATATCAGAAATTGTATTTCTGCTCGTTGCACTGATATGGAGATAATTAACAACCATATATTCATTATTTTACTTATCCTTGCATTCTTCCTCGACCTGGCCATAGGCGACCCCACCTGGCTTCCGCATCCTGTAAAAATCATCGGAAAAGGTATTGCCATAATGGAGTATCTTTTGACAAAACCGTTTTCAATGCAAGTGCAGGAGAGACTGGCCGGCACTCTTCTGACAGTAACAATTGTTTCTTCAACTTTCCTCCTTGCCTATATAACGGAAAAATGGATTCTCTTTGGCACACAAGGCATAACCAGATTTATCGGCATAGCCTTTCTTGTATATCTCACTGCAACGACTCTTGCAACAAAAGAACTTCTACGGGCAGGGTTTAAGGTCATAGGGGCTATTAAGGAAAATAATATTGACCTTGCAAGAAAGCATTTGCATATGATTGTAGGTCGTGACGTAGACGTTCTTGATAATAAAGGTATACTAAAGGCAACAATAGAGACTCTTTCCGAAAACCTATCTGACGGTGTCATCGCGCCCCTCTTTTATCTCACCATCGGAGGAATGCCCCTCGGTCTGACCTATAAGGCGATCAACACACTCGATTCCATGGTGGGGTATAAAAACGATAAGTATATACGTTTCGGTTGGGCCTCTGCACGTCTTGATGATCTTGCCAACTATATACCGGCACGTATCTCAGGTCTTCTTATTGTATTATCATCAGGCATCCTTTTTCGCTCTAAGGAAATTATGCGTTACGCCTTCACAACCATGTATCGCGACGGAAGGAAGCATACGAGCCCGAACAGCGGCTATCCGGAGGCTGCAA is a genomic window of Pseudomonadota bacterium containing:
- the cobT gene encoding nicotinate-nucleotide--dimethylbenzimidazole phosphoribosyltransferase, which encodes MIKLTIEPIKTALFESAQTRLDSLTKPIGSLGRLEEFARKLVGISGLEIPSPFSKKAIFTFAGDHGVTEEGISLYPKEVTEQMVYNFLRGGAGINILARHAGADVVVVDIGVDCDFTGQSDLLIKKVVRGTRNMRKGPAMTREEAERCIDTGISLAMEYADKGYGMFGTGDMGIGNTTPSSAIAAVITGKPVSGVTGRGTGISDEALKHKVKVIEDSIALNKPDPQDPVDVLSKVGGAEIGGIAGLILGAASRRIPVVVDGFISTAGALIAYAIEPAAANYMFAAHNSIEIGHKIILDAMGLRPILDLDLRLGEGTGAALAMFIIEGGLKIYREMATFDEAGVSKELP
- a CDS encoding adenosylcobinamide-GDP ribazoletransferase, with the protein product MKLRNIALAFQFLTIIPIKTTGEVSEKDIADSSIFFPVVGAFQGFILVALSFFLLKVFSPEITTALVLVAYLLTNGGFHQDGLSDTFDAISVKSTGNRAQDIQKRLAVMKDSTTGPIGVIAIVFSLLLKYLLIKAILQIEGNACFILFLMPIYSKWAMVSVMYRSRSARSDGIGRIFLERVGFKHALLSTLLIFFTGLTAFYACGYGTSSLAQLGEYRFILFLFCEIAVIFLFCLFLRHIFTNKFGGLTGDNFGAIHEISEIVFLLVALIWR
- the cbiB gene encoding adenosylcobinamide-phosphate synthase CbiB, translated to MEIINNHIFIILLILAFFLDLAIGDPTWLPHPVKIIGKGIAIMEYLLTKPFSMQVQERLAGTLLTVTIVSSTFLLAYITEKWILFGTQGITRFIGIAFLVYLTATTLATKELLRAGFKVIGAIKENNIDLARKHLHMIVGRDVDVLDNKGILKATIETLSENLSDGVIAPLFYLTIGGMPLGLTYKAINTLDSMVGYKNDKYIRFGWASARLDDLANYIPARISGLLIVLSSGILFRSKEIMRYAFTTMYRDGRKHTSPNSGYPEAAMAGALGVQLGGPSKYNGAIFEKPYIGSERSADYFSASLDTIRIVRTASFLGFFISIGVLCLLIIL